The Halorussus gelatinilyticus genome contains the following window.
GCGTCGTCGCGCTCGGCACCTTCGACCTGCTCCATCCGGGCCACGTCCACTACCTGCGGGAGGCCGCCCGAGCGGGCGACGAACTCCACGTCGTCGTGGCGAACGGCGAGCGACTGGACCACAAGGACCCGGTACTGCCGGACAACCAGCGCGTCCGGACGGTCGAGGCCCTCGACCCGGTGACGGCGGCCCACCCCGGCGACCCCGACGACGTCTCGGCACCCGTCCGCCGCATCGACCCGGACGTGCTGGTGTTGGGCGGCGACCAGCACCACGACGAGGCGGAAGTCGCCGCGATGCTCGAAGAGTGGGGCGTCGAGTGTGCGGTCCGGCGCGCGTCGCTGGCCGAGGCCGAGGGCGACGCGGTGTACTCGTCGAGCGCCATCGTGGAACGGATTCTGGAGGAACGCGAGAAACGGGTCGTCGGTCCGTAAAAACGGGTCGTAGCTGGCTACCCGACTCGCGGCTCTTCTTCGGCGTTGAGCGCGACCGCCGAGACGCGCTCGACGCGCTTGACCAGTCGCTCGCCGGGCACGCCGTCGGCGACGAGTCGGGGAAGTCCGACTTCGCCGTCGTCGCGGTCACCGCGGCGCTCGAAGGCCACGATGCCGCCGAGCGCGGGGCGAATCGGCACGTCGGCCGCGAAGTCGGCCGACTCGACACGGAGGTGAGTGGTATCGCCGGAGAAGTCCGCCGCGTCCGCGAGCGCGGCCACGGGGACCCCCGTCCACTCGTCGGTCGCGCGGACGCCCGACGCGCACTCGACCGTGCAGGTCAGGTTCGCTCGCGGGAGGTCTATTCCGGGCGAGACGATGACCGTCTCGCGGCCCACGACTTCGATTCGCGGGCGCTCGCGGTCCGCGAGCGCCCGCCGATTCTCGTCGTTCACTTCGGTCGATTCGACGCTCGATGAGTGCATGGCGTTACGTGGAGTTCACTGCGTGGTCGGCGTCCGAGTGAACGTCGGCCCGCGAGTCCGCGTCCGGCCCGTCCGCCCGTGGGTCGTCGTCCCACGGGAGCGGGCCGTCGTAGCCGTCCGGGACGAACGAACAGAGCGGGTCGCTTTCGAAGGGGTCGCCGGTCGTCGCGTAGGCCCGCGAGCGACTGCCGCCGCAGACGTTCCGGTAGGGACAGGCCCCGCACTTGCCCTTCAGGGCGTCCCCGTCGCGCAGGTCCTCGAAGAGGTCGGCGTTCCGGTAGATGTCGGTGACGCTCCGGTCGCGGACGTTGCCCGCCGACTCGGGCAGGAACCCGGAGGGGTACATCTCACCGACGTGGCTCACGAAGGCGAAGCCGTCGCCCGCGGTGATGCCCATCTGGCGGTCGGGGGTGGCCTCGGTCTGCTGGACCGCGACCCGACGGTAGTGCGGTGCCTCGGTCGTCTTCAGGCCGAAGGGCCACTCCTCGCGGCGCTCGACCAGCCACTCCATCACGCGCTCGGCGCGCTCCGGCGCGAGGGAGTCGAGCGCCGCGCCCCGGCCGACCGGCACGAGGAAGAAGACGCTCCAGAGGACCGCCCCGAGGTCCGCCACGAGGTCGGCGACGTCGGGCAGGTCCGCGACGGTCTGGCGACAGACGGTGGTGTTTATCTGGAGCGGAAGCCCCTCGTTGGCGGCGGCCTGCGCCGCGGCCATCGTCTCCTCGAAACTCCCCTCCTCGCCGCGGAAGGCGTCGTGGCGCTCGGCGCTCGCGCCGTCCACGCTCAGGGCCATCCGGCGCAGGCCCGCGTCCGCGAGGTCCGAGACGGCCGCGGGAGTCAGCGAGGCGGTCCCGCTCGGCGTCATCGTCACGTTCAGGCCGATTTCCGTGCCGTACTCCACGAGGTCCACGGCGTCGTCGCGCTTCAGCGGGTCGCCGCCCGAGAACACGACCAGTTGGTTCTCGCCGAACTCGGCGGTCTCGTCGAGGAGCGTCTTCGCCTCCGCGGTCGTGAGTTCGTCGGGGTGACGGTCGGGTTGGGCGTCGGCCCGGCAGTGTTCGCAGGTCAGGTCGCAGGCCTGCGTCAACTCCCAGATGAGGACGAACGGTCGCTCGTCCGTGTCCACGCGTCGCGGCGGTCCGCCCGAGCGGTCCGGTTTCGCCGCGCCGTCGGGCCTGCCGGCGCTGTCGGACTCGACGGAGGGAGGCGGGCCGCCCGAACGATTCGGTGGTCTCGGCATGGAACTACTCACTCCACGACGATTGCGCCCTTCATGCCCATCGCCTTGTGGGGCGTGCAGTAGTACTTGTGCTTGCCCGCGCTGTCGAACGTCTGGCTGAAGGTGAAGCCCTCCTTTTGGGTCTGCTTGCTCTCGAAGGAGCCGTCGTCCGCGACGACGTTGTGCACGCTGCCCTTCCCGGTCCACTTCCAGACGACTTTCGTCCCCTTCGAGACCTCGACCGCGGCCGGGCCGAACGCGAAGTTGCCGCCGTTGCCCTTCGCGCCGACCTTCACCGTCACCTCGCTACTGCCGGTCTTATCGACCACGCCGTCGAAGTTCGAGGTGTTGTCGAACCAGCCGTCGAAGCTCACCGAGTCGCTTCCGGAACTACCGCCCGAGTCGCCGGACCCGTCTCCGGAGCTACCGCCGCTGTCTCCGGAGCTACCGCCGCTGTCCCCGGAGCTACCGCCGCCGTCTCCGGAACCGCCGCTCGAACAGCCCGCGATAGTCGCCGTCGCCGCGCCCGCAGCCATCGTCTTCAGCATCGTTCGTCGGTCGAGAGTATCTCGGGTCATCTTC
Protein-coding sequences here:
- a CDS encoding halocyanin domain-containing protein yields the protein MTRDTLDRRTMLKTMAAGAATATIAGCSSGGSGDGGGSSGDSGGSSGDSGGSSGDGSGDSGGSSGSDSVSFDGWFDNTSNFDGVVDKTGSSEVTVKVGAKGNGGNFAFGPAAVEVSKGTKVVWKWTGKGSVHNVVADDGSFESKQTQKEGFTFSQTFDSAGKHKYYCTPHKAMGMKGAIVVE
- a CDS encoding adenylyltransferase/cytidyltransferase family protein → MTRVVALGTFDLLHPGHVHYLREAARAGDELHVVVANGERLDHKDPVLPDNQRVRTVEALDPVTAAHPGDPDDVSAPVRRIDPDVLVLGGDQHHDEAEVAAMLEEWGVECAVRRASLAEAEGDAVYSSSAIVERILEEREKRVVGP
- a CDS encoding molybdopterin-dependent oxidoreductase: MHSSSVESTEVNDENRRALADRERPRIEVVGRETVIVSPGIDLPRANLTCTVECASGVRATDEWTGVPVAALADAADFSGDTTHLRVESADFAADVPIRPALGGIVAFERRGDRDDGEVGLPRLVADGVPGERLVKRVERVSAVALNAEEEPRVG
- a CDS encoding radical SAM protein, with the translated sequence MPRPPNRSGGPPPSVESDSAGRPDGAAKPDRSGGPPRRVDTDERPFVLIWELTQACDLTCEHCRADAQPDRHPDELTTAEAKTLLDETAEFGENQLVVFSGGDPLKRDDAVDLVEYGTEIGLNVTMTPSGTASLTPAAVSDLADAGLRRMALSVDGASAERHDAFRGEEGSFEETMAAAQAAANEGLPLQINTTVCRQTVADLPDVADLVADLGAVLWSVFFLVPVGRGAALDSLAPERAERVMEWLVERREEWPFGLKTTEAPHYRRVAVQQTEATPDRQMGITAGDGFAFVSHVGEMYPSGFLPESAGNVRDRSVTDIYRNADLFEDLRDGDALKGKCGACPYRNVCGGSRSRAYATTGDPFESDPLCSFVPDGYDGPLPWDDDPRADGPDADSRADVHSDADHAVNST